In Nitrospiraceae bacterium, the following are encoded in one genomic region:
- the ftsW gene encoding putative lipid II flippase FtsW — protein MAQRAAGTLSLPWPTSVQRPSKSVALDPVILAVTLILAMVGLVMVFSASAVVAGNRFHDPWYFLKRQLAWLAVGLVLMHVASKIDYAIWKKAAIPLLFVTTVMLVLVLVPSLGSAAKGARRWLRLGPVNLQPAEMVKLVAVIYIASFLTNKGDKLTLFARGLLPPLMVLAMLSGLVLLEPDLGTVVVMGLVVVTLLFLGGARVKHLALLALIALPAVAILILGSPYRRQRMLTFLSPWKDASDAGFQITQSFLAFGSGGLFGVGLGEGKQKLFFLPEAHTDFVLALVGEELGLMGSATIILLFGLFVVKGFQIARRARHPFGRHLATGITLLIGMQALVNAAVVTGLLPTKGLTLPFVSYGGSSLVASLFGVGILLNISRDRHGGRESEPQRSGRVSRAAQG, from the coding sequence ATGGCGCAGCGAGCTGCGGGAACCCTGTCGCTCCCCTGGCCGACGTCGGTGCAGCGGCCGTCGAAAAGTGTCGCGTTGGATCCGGTGATCCTGGCGGTCACCCTGATCTTGGCCATGGTGGGCTTGGTCATGGTGTTCAGCGCCAGCGCGGTCGTGGCGGGCAATCGCTTTCACGACCCCTGGTATTTCCTGAAGCGCCAGCTGGCTTGGTTGGCGGTCGGGCTGGTTCTGATGCACGTGGCCTCGAAGATCGACTACGCGATCTGGAAAAAGGCCGCCATCCCACTGTTGTTCGTGACGACGGTGATGCTGGTCCTCGTGCTGGTGCCGTCGTTGGGGAGTGCAGCGAAGGGCGCCCGTCGCTGGCTGCGACTCGGGCCGGTCAATCTGCAGCCGGCCGAGATGGTGAAGCTGGTGGCGGTGATCTACATCGCGTCGTTCTTGACGAACAAAGGCGACAAACTCACGCTCTTCGCGCGGGGTTTGCTGCCGCCGTTGATGGTTCTCGCCATGCTGAGCGGCCTGGTCCTGTTGGAGCCGGACTTGGGCACGGTCGTGGTCATGGGGCTTGTGGTCGTGACGCTACTGTTTCTAGGCGGCGCGCGGGTCAAGCATCTCGCCCTGTTGGCCTTGATTGCGTTGCCGGCTGTGGCCATCCTGATTTTGGGATCGCCGTACCGCCGTCAACGGATGCTGACGTTTCTTTCGCCGTGGAAGGATGCCTCGGATGCGGGCTTCCAGATCACGCAATCTTTTCTGGCCTTCGGGAGCGGCGGACTGTTCGGCGTGGGACTCGGCGAGGGGAAACAGAAGCTGTTCTTTCTGCCGGAAGCGCATACGGACTTCGTGTTGGCCCTGGTCGGCGAAGAATTGGGCCTGATGGGAAGCGCCACGATCATTCTCCTCTTCGGGCTGTTCGTCGTGAAGGGATTCCAGATCGCACGACGGGCGCGGCATCCGTTCGGCCGCCATCTCGCGACCGGGATTACGTTGCTCATCGGCATGCAGGCCTTGGTCAATGCCGCCGTTGTGACCGGGCTCTTGCCGACCAAAGGATTGACGTTGCCGTTCGTCAGTTACGGGGGATCATCCTTGGTTGCGAGTCTATTCGGGGTCGGGATTCTGCTGAACATTTCGCGCGATCGGCACGGCGGGCGCGAATCGGAACCGCAACGGAGCGGGCGTGTGAGTCGAGCGGCTCAAGGATGA